The following proteins are encoded in a genomic region of Anabas testudineus chromosome 13, fAnaTes1.2, whole genome shotgun sequence:
- the il15l gene encoding interleukin 15, like isoform X2, whose translation MLRGTPALASVFLCFVCVFSQKSHQATNLCIRDMITRVTELIKQAPQLNQLDSTLYTPTLTDYKNCPRAALKCFAAEVKVFIDEWELLYKQKVQKSFRLEKMIDRLAARLPQGESDCLQCESLKEENVENFLTELRLILQHINSQFCT comes from the exons ATGCTGAGAGGGACACCAGCTCTCGcgagtgtgtttctgtgcttcgTCTGTGTGTTCAGCCAGAAATCCCATCAAGCCACCAATCTCTGCATTCGAGACATGATCACGAGGGTGACCGAGCTGATCAAACAAGCCCCTCAGTTG AATCAGTTGGACAGCACACTCTACACTCCCACTCTCACAGACTACAAG AATTGCCCCAGAGCTGCCCtcaaatgttttgctgctgaaGTTAAAGTTTTCATTGATGAGTGGGAGCTTCTCTATAAGCAGAAGGTTCAAAAATCTTTCAGACTGGAGAAAATGATTGATCGTTTGGCAGCACGACTCCCCCAG GGAGAGTCAGACTGTCTTCAGTGTGAGTCCCTCAAGgaggaaaatgtagaaaactTCCTCACTGAACTTCGTTTAATTCTTCAGCATATCAATAGCCAGTTCTGTACCTAA
- the il15l gene encoding interleukin 15, like isoform X1, whose amino-acid sequence MLRGTPALASVFLCFVCVFSQKSHQATNLCIRDMITRVTELIKQAPQLNQLDSTLYTPTLTDYKQNCPRAALKCFAAEVKVFIDEWELLYKQKVQKSFRLEKMIDRLAARLPQGESDCLQCESLKEENVENFLTELRLILQHINSQFCT is encoded by the exons ATGCTGAGAGGGACACCAGCTCTCGcgagtgtgtttctgtgcttcgTCTGTGTGTTCAGCCAGAAATCCCATCAAGCCACCAATCTCTGCATTCGAGACATGATCACGAGGGTGACCGAGCTGATCAAACAAGCCCCTCAGTTG AATCAGTTGGACAGCACACTCTACACTCCCACTCTCACAGACTACAAG caGAATTGCCCCAGAGCTGCCCtcaaatgttttgctgctgaaGTTAAAGTTTTCATTGATGAGTGGGAGCTTCTCTATAAGCAGAAGGTTCAAAAATCTTTCAGACTGGAGAAAATGATTGATCGTTTGGCAGCACGACTCCCCCAG GGAGAGTCAGACTGTCTTCAGTGTGAGTCCCTCAAGgaggaaaatgtagaaaactTCCTCACTGAACTTCGTTTAATTCTTCAGCATATCAATAGCCAGTTCTGTACCTAA
- the triap1 gene encoding TP53-regulated inhibitor of apoptosis 1: MNSVGEACTELKREYDQCFNRWFAEKFLKGDRSGDPCTETFKKYQRCVQKAIREKDIPIDGVEFMGPNKDKPES, translated from the coding sequence ATGAACAGCGTCGGGGAGGCCTGCACTGAACTAAAGCGGGAGTACGACCAGTGCTTCAACCGCTGGTTCGCCGAGAAGTTCCTGAAGGGGGACCGGAGCGGCGACCCGTGCACCGAGACCTTCAAGAAGTATCAGCGCTGCGTGCAGAAGGCCATCCGGGAGAAGGACATCCCGATCGACGGGGTGGAGTTCATGGGTCCCAACAAGGACAAACCGGAgagctga
- the supt5h gene encoding transcription elongation factor SPT5 isoform X1, which produces MSDSEDSDFSDNQSERSSDGEAEEVEENEEETGSPVGSDKVADEEGEDLDDEEEYDEEEEEDDDDRPRKKARHGGFILDEADVDDEYEDEEDQWEEGAEDILEKVNEEAEASNIDHVVLDEDHSGSRRLQNLWRDSREEALGEYYMRKYAKSSAGEHYSGGSEELSDDITQQQLLPGVKDPNLWTVKCKIGEERATAIALMRKFIAYQFTDTPLQIKSVVAPDHVKGYIYVESYKQTHVKAAIEGIGNLRMGLWNQQMVPIKEMTDVLKVVKEVTNLKPKSWVRLKRGLYKDDIAQVDYVEPSQNTISLKMIPRIDLDRIKAKMSLKDWFAKRKKFKRPAQRLFDAEKIRSLGGEVSHDGDFMIFEGNRYSRKGFLFKSFAMSAVITDGVKPTLSELEKFEDQPEGIDLEVVTESGKEREHNLQAGDNVEVCEGELINLQGKILSVDGNKITIMPKHEDLKDPLEFPAHELRKYFRMGDHVKVIAGRYEGDTGLIVRVEENFVILFSDLTMHELKVLPRDLQLCSETASGVDAGGQHEWGELVQLDPQTVGVIVRLERETFQVLNMHGKVLTVRHQAVNRRKDNRFAVALDSEQNNIHVKDIVKVIDGPHSGREGEIRHLFRGFAFLHCKKLVENGGMFVCKTRHLVLAGGSKPRDVTNFTVGGFAPMSPRISSPVHHGGGGAQQRGGGGGGMGRGRGRRDNELIGQTVRISQGPYKGYIGVVKDATESTARVELHSTCQTISVDRQRLTTMGAKRHSGMTSSHGRTPMYGSQTPMYGTGSRTPMYGSQTPLHDGSRTPHYGSQTPLHDGSRTPGQSGAWDPNNPNTPSRNEEEYDFGYDDEPSPSPQGYGGTPNPQTPGYPEAPSPQVNPQYNPQTPGTPAMYNTEQYSPYAAPSPQGSYQPSPSPQSYHQVAPSPVGYQNTHSPASYHPTPSPMAYQASPSPSPVGYSPMTPGAPSPGGYNPHTPGSNIEQGGSDWVTTDILVRVKDSFMDLMGQTGVIRSVTGGMCSVFMQESEKVVSISSDHLEPVTPTKNNKVKVILGEDREATGILLSIDGDDGIVRMELDDQLKILNLRFLGRLEH; this is translated from the exons ATGTCTGATAGCGAGGACAGCGACTTCTCCGACAACCAAAGTGAGCGCAGCAGCGACGGGGAGGCcgaagaggtggaggagaatgAG GAGGAGACAGGCAGCCCAGTGGGCAGTGACAAAGTAGCAGATGAAGAAGGGGAGGACTTGGATGATGAGGAAGAgtatgatgaagaggaggaggaggacgatgaTGACCGCCCCAGGAAAAAAGCGAGACATGGAGGTTTCATCCTAGATGAAGCTG ATGTGGATGACGAATACGAAGATGAGGAGGATCAGTGGGAAGAAGGAGCTGAGGATATTCTGGAAAAAG TTAACG AGGAGGCTGAag CGTCTAACATTGACCATGTGGTTCTGGATGAAGACCACTCTGGCTCCAGAAGGCTGCAGAACCTCTGGAG AGATTCCAGGGAGGAGGCGCTGGGTGAATACTACATGAGGAAATATGCCAAGTCCTCAGCAGGAGAACA TTACTCCGGAGGATCAGAGGAGCTGTCTGATGACAtcacccagcagcagctgcttcctggGGTCAA ggATCCAAATCTGTGGACAGTCAAGTGTAAG ATTGGAGAGGAGCGGGCGACAGCCATTGCACTGATGAGGAAGTTCATCGCCTACCAGTTCACAGACACA CCCCTCCAGATCAAGTCTGTCGTCGCCCCAGATCACGTCAAAGGTTACATCTACGTGGAGTCGTATAAGCAGACGCACGTGAAGGCTGCCATCGAGGGTATCGGCAACCTGCGGATGGGCCTCTGGAACCAGCAAATGGTTCCCATTAAAGAGATGACAGATGTCCTGAAGGTGGTCAAAGAGGTCACCAACCTGAAACCCAAGTCCTGGGTCAGGCTGAAGAGAGGCCTGTACAAAGACGACATCGCTCAG GTTGACTATGTGGAGCCAAGCCAAAACACCATCTCCCTGAAGATGATCCCTCGAATAGACCTGGATCGCATCAAGGCCAAGATGAGCCTG AAAGACTGGTTTGCTAAGAGGAAGAAGTTCAAGAGACCTGCTCAGAGGCTGTTTGATGCTGAAAAGATCAG GTCTCTGGGAGGAGAAGTCAGCCACGATGGAGACTTCATGATCTTTGAGGGTAACCGTTACAGCCGCAAAGGGTTCCTGTTTAAGAGCTTCGCCATGTCTGCAGTG ATCACAGATGGAGTAAAACCCACTCTGTCAGAGCTGGAGAAGTTTGAAGACCAGCCTGAAGGAATTGACCTGGAGGTGGTAACTGAGTCAG GTAAGGAGCGTGAACATAATTTGCAAGCCGGTGACAACGTGGAGGTGTGCGAGGGAGAGTTGATCAACCTGCAGGGAAAAATCCTGAGTGTGGACGGCAACAAGATCACCATCATGCCAAAGCACGAAGACCTGAAG GATCCTCTGGAGTTCCCGGCTCATGAGTTGAGAAAATATTTCCGGATGGGCGACCATGTGAAGGTGATTGCAGGGCGATACGAGGGAGACACCGGCCTCATCGTAAGAGTGGAGGAAAACTTTGTCATCCTCTTCTCTGACCTCACCATGCACGAG ttGAAGGTATTACCCAGAGACCTTCAGCTTTGCTCAGAGACGGCATCTGGTGTTGATGCAGGAGGGCAGCATGAGTGGGGGGAGCTGGTTCAGCTGGACCCACAGACTGTTGGAGTGATTGTTCGACTTGAAAGAGAGACCTTCCAG GTGTTAAACATGCATGGGAAAGTGCTGACAGTGCGTCACCAGGCAGTGAACCGCAGGAAGGACAACCGCTTCGCTGTGGCGCTGGACTCTGAGCAGAACAACATTCACGTCAAGGACATTGTGAAGGTCATCGATGGGCCACACTCT GGCCGTGAAGGTGAGATTCGCCACCTGTTCCGAGGCTTCGCCTTCCTCCACTGTAAGAAGCTGGTGGAGAATGGAGGCATGTTTGTCTGCAAGACCAGACACCTAGTCTTGGCTGGTGGATCCAAG cCCAGAGACGTGACCAACTTTACAGTGGGAGGATTTGCCCCAATGAGCCCTCGCATCAGCAGCCCTGTGCACCACGGGGGAGGAG GTGCtcaacagagaggaggaggtggaggaggaatgGGCCGGGGCAGAGGACGAAGAGACAACGAGCTGATCGGTCAGACGGTCCGCATCTCTCAGGGTCCTTACAAAG GGTATATTGGTGTGGTGAAGGATGCAACAGAGTCTACAGCCAGAGTGGAGCTGCACTCCACCTGTCAGACCATCTCTGTAGACAGACAGCGCTTAACTACCAT GGGGGCTAAGAGACACAGTGGAATGACTTCCTCTCATGGACGTACGCCCATGTACGGCTCCCAGACTCCCATGTACGGTACCGGTTCCAGAACACCCATGTACGGCTCACAGACACCGTTACATGATG GAAGCCGTACACCTCATTATGGTTCTCAGACCCCACTGCATGATGGGAGCAGAACACCAGGTCAGAGCGGAGCCTGGGACCCCAACAACCCCAACACACCTTCCAG GAACGAGGAGGAGTATGACTTTGGTTATGACGATGAACCCTCTCCATCACCTCAGGGCTATGGTGGGACCCCTAATCCCCAGACCCCGGGGTACCCAGAAGCCCCTTCTCCACAGGTCAACCCACAGTACAACCCTCAGACACCTGGCACGCCTGCTAT gtATAACACAGAGCAGTATTCTCCATATGCGGCCCCGTCCCCTCAGGGCTCTTATCAGCCTAGTCCCAGTCCACAGAGCTACCACCAAGTGGCACCTTCACCTGTCGGCTACCAAAATACACATTCTCCAGCCAGCTACCATCCGACGCCCTCCCCCATGGCTTACCAG GCCAGTCCTAGCCCCAGCCctgttggctacagtcccatgaCACCTGGAGCACCTTCTCCTGGAGGCTACAACCCCCACACCCCTGGCTCTAACATCGAGCAGGGCGGCAGCGACTGGGTGACCACAGACATTCTGGTCCGAGTGAAGGATTCCTTCATGGACCTGATGGGACAGACTGGGGTCATCAGGAGCGTCACg GGAGGGATGTGCTCAGTGTTCATGCAGGAATCGGAGAAGGTGGTCAGTATCAGCAGTGACCACCTGGAGCCCGTCACTCCCACCAAGAACAACAAG GTGAAGGTGATCCTGGGGGAGGACCGCGAGGCAACAGGGATCCTGCTAAGCATTGACGGAGATGACGGAATCGTCCGCATGGAGCTGGACGACCAGCTCAAGATCCTCAACCTGAGGTTCCTGGGACGTCTGGAGCACTGa
- the supt5h gene encoding transcription elongation factor SPT5 isoform X2, whose translation MSDSEDSDFSDNQSERSSDGEAEEVEENEEETGSPVGSDKVADEEGEDLDDEEEYDEEEEEDDDDRPRKKARHGGFILDEADVDDEYEDEEDQWEEGAEDILEKEEAEASNIDHVVLDEDHSGSRRLQNLWRDSREEALGEYYMRKYAKSSAGEHYSGGSEELSDDITQQQLLPGVKDPNLWTVKCKIGEERATAIALMRKFIAYQFTDTPLQIKSVVAPDHVKGYIYVESYKQTHVKAAIEGIGNLRMGLWNQQMVPIKEMTDVLKVVKEVTNLKPKSWVRLKRGLYKDDIAQVDYVEPSQNTISLKMIPRIDLDRIKAKMSLKDWFAKRKKFKRPAQRLFDAEKIRSLGGEVSHDGDFMIFEGNRYSRKGFLFKSFAMSAVITDGVKPTLSELEKFEDQPEGIDLEVVTESGKEREHNLQAGDNVEVCEGELINLQGKILSVDGNKITIMPKHEDLKDPLEFPAHELRKYFRMGDHVKVIAGRYEGDTGLIVRVEENFVILFSDLTMHELKVLPRDLQLCSETASGVDAGGQHEWGELVQLDPQTVGVIVRLERETFQVLNMHGKVLTVRHQAVNRRKDNRFAVALDSEQNNIHVKDIVKVIDGPHSGREGEIRHLFRGFAFLHCKKLVENGGMFVCKTRHLVLAGGSKPRDVTNFTVGGFAPMSPRISSPVHHGGGGAQQRGGGGGGMGRGRGRRDNELIGQTVRISQGPYKGYIGVVKDATESTARVELHSTCQTISVDRQRLTTMGAKRHSGMTSSHGRTPMYGSQTPMYGTGSRTPMYGSQTPLHDGSRTPHYGSQTPLHDGSRTPGQSGAWDPNNPNTPSRNEEEYDFGYDDEPSPSPQGYGGTPNPQTPGYPEAPSPQVNPQYNPQTPGTPAMYNTEQYSPYAAPSPQGSYQPSPSPQSYHQVAPSPVGYQNTHSPASYHPTPSPMAYQASPSPSPVGYSPMTPGAPSPGGYNPHTPGSNIEQGGSDWVTTDILVRVKDSFMDLMGQTGVIRSVTGGMCSVFMQESEKVVSISSDHLEPVTPTKNNKVKVILGEDREATGILLSIDGDDGIVRMELDDQLKILNLRFLGRLEH comes from the exons ATGTCTGATAGCGAGGACAGCGACTTCTCCGACAACCAAAGTGAGCGCAGCAGCGACGGGGAGGCcgaagaggtggaggagaatgAG GAGGAGACAGGCAGCCCAGTGGGCAGTGACAAAGTAGCAGATGAAGAAGGGGAGGACTTGGATGATGAGGAAGAgtatgatgaagaggaggaggaggacgatgaTGACCGCCCCAGGAAAAAAGCGAGACATGGAGGTTTCATCCTAGATGAAGCTG ATGTGGATGACGAATACGAAGATGAGGAGGATCAGTGGGAAGAAGGAGCTGAGGATATTCTGGAAAAAG AGGAGGCTGAag CGTCTAACATTGACCATGTGGTTCTGGATGAAGACCACTCTGGCTCCAGAAGGCTGCAGAACCTCTGGAG AGATTCCAGGGAGGAGGCGCTGGGTGAATACTACATGAGGAAATATGCCAAGTCCTCAGCAGGAGAACA TTACTCCGGAGGATCAGAGGAGCTGTCTGATGACAtcacccagcagcagctgcttcctggGGTCAA ggATCCAAATCTGTGGACAGTCAAGTGTAAG ATTGGAGAGGAGCGGGCGACAGCCATTGCACTGATGAGGAAGTTCATCGCCTACCAGTTCACAGACACA CCCCTCCAGATCAAGTCTGTCGTCGCCCCAGATCACGTCAAAGGTTACATCTACGTGGAGTCGTATAAGCAGACGCACGTGAAGGCTGCCATCGAGGGTATCGGCAACCTGCGGATGGGCCTCTGGAACCAGCAAATGGTTCCCATTAAAGAGATGACAGATGTCCTGAAGGTGGTCAAAGAGGTCACCAACCTGAAACCCAAGTCCTGGGTCAGGCTGAAGAGAGGCCTGTACAAAGACGACATCGCTCAG GTTGACTATGTGGAGCCAAGCCAAAACACCATCTCCCTGAAGATGATCCCTCGAATAGACCTGGATCGCATCAAGGCCAAGATGAGCCTG AAAGACTGGTTTGCTAAGAGGAAGAAGTTCAAGAGACCTGCTCAGAGGCTGTTTGATGCTGAAAAGATCAG GTCTCTGGGAGGAGAAGTCAGCCACGATGGAGACTTCATGATCTTTGAGGGTAACCGTTACAGCCGCAAAGGGTTCCTGTTTAAGAGCTTCGCCATGTCTGCAGTG ATCACAGATGGAGTAAAACCCACTCTGTCAGAGCTGGAGAAGTTTGAAGACCAGCCTGAAGGAATTGACCTGGAGGTGGTAACTGAGTCAG GTAAGGAGCGTGAACATAATTTGCAAGCCGGTGACAACGTGGAGGTGTGCGAGGGAGAGTTGATCAACCTGCAGGGAAAAATCCTGAGTGTGGACGGCAACAAGATCACCATCATGCCAAAGCACGAAGACCTGAAG GATCCTCTGGAGTTCCCGGCTCATGAGTTGAGAAAATATTTCCGGATGGGCGACCATGTGAAGGTGATTGCAGGGCGATACGAGGGAGACACCGGCCTCATCGTAAGAGTGGAGGAAAACTTTGTCATCCTCTTCTCTGACCTCACCATGCACGAG ttGAAGGTATTACCCAGAGACCTTCAGCTTTGCTCAGAGACGGCATCTGGTGTTGATGCAGGAGGGCAGCATGAGTGGGGGGAGCTGGTTCAGCTGGACCCACAGACTGTTGGAGTGATTGTTCGACTTGAAAGAGAGACCTTCCAG GTGTTAAACATGCATGGGAAAGTGCTGACAGTGCGTCACCAGGCAGTGAACCGCAGGAAGGACAACCGCTTCGCTGTGGCGCTGGACTCTGAGCAGAACAACATTCACGTCAAGGACATTGTGAAGGTCATCGATGGGCCACACTCT GGCCGTGAAGGTGAGATTCGCCACCTGTTCCGAGGCTTCGCCTTCCTCCACTGTAAGAAGCTGGTGGAGAATGGAGGCATGTTTGTCTGCAAGACCAGACACCTAGTCTTGGCTGGTGGATCCAAG cCCAGAGACGTGACCAACTTTACAGTGGGAGGATTTGCCCCAATGAGCCCTCGCATCAGCAGCCCTGTGCACCACGGGGGAGGAG GTGCtcaacagagaggaggaggtggaggaggaatgGGCCGGGGCAGAGGACGAAGAGACAACGAGCTGATCGGTCAGACGGTCCGCATCTCTCAGGGTCCTTACAAAG GGTATATTGGTGTGGTGAAGGATGCAACAGAGTCTACAGCCAGAGTGGAGCTGCACTCCACCTGTCAGACCATCTCTGTAGACAGACAGCGCTTAACTACCAT GGGGGCTAAGAGACACAGTGGAATGACTTCCTCTCATGGACGTACGCCCATGTACGGCTCCCAGACTCCCATGTACGGTACCGGTTCCAGAACACCCATGTACGGCTCACAGACACCGTTACATGATG GAAGCCGTACACCTCATTATGGTTCTCAGACCCCACTGCATGATGGGAGCAGAACACCAGGTCAGAGCGGAGCCTGGGACCCCAACAACCCCAACACACCTTCCAG GAACGAGGAGGAGTATGACTTTGGTTATGACGATGAACCCTCTCCATCACCTCAGGGCTATGGTGGGACCCCTAATCCCCAGACCCCGGGGTACCCAGAAGCCCCTTCTCCACAGGTCAACCCACAGTACAACCCTCAGACACCTGGCACGCCTGCTAT gtATAACACAGAGCAGTATTCTCCATATGCGGCCCCGTCCCCTCAGGGCTCTTATCAGCCTAGTCCCAGTCCACAGAGCTACCACCAAGTGGCACCTTCACCTGTCGGCTACCAAAATACACATTCTCCAGCCAGCTACCATCCGACGCCCTCCCCCATGGCTTACCAG GCCAGTCCTAGCCCCAGCCctgttggctacagtcccatgaCACCTGGAGCACCTTCTCCTGGAGGCTACAACCCCCACACCCCTGGCTCTAACATCGAGCAGGGCGGCAGCGACTGGGTGACCACAGACATTCTGGTCCGAGTGAAGGATTCCTTCATGGACCTGATGGGACAGACTGGGGTCATCAGGAGCGTCACg GGAGGGATGTGCTCAGTGTTCATGCAGGAATCGGAGAAGGTGGTCAGTATCAGCAGTGACCACCTGGAGCCCGTCACTCCCACCAAGAACAACAAG GTGAAGGTGATCCTGGGGGAGGACCGCGAGGCAACAGGGATCCTGCTAAGCATTGACGGAGATGACGGAATCGTCCGCATGGAGCTGGACGACCAGCTCAAGATCCTCAACCTGAGGTTCCTGGGACGTCTGGAGCACTGa
- the supt5h gene encoding transcription elongation factor SPT5 isoform X3, translated as MSDSEDSDFSDNQSERSSDGEAEEVEENEEETGSPVGSDKVADEEGEDLDDEEEYDEEEEEDDDDRPRKKARHGGFILDEADVDDEYEDEEDQWEEGAEDILEKASNIDHVVLDEDHSGSRRLQNLWRDSREEALGEYYMRKYAKSSAGEHYSGGSEELSDDITQQQLLPGVKDPNLWTVKCKIGEERATAIALMRKFIAYQFTDTPLQIKSVVAPDHVKGYIYVESYKQTHVKAAIEGIGNLRMGLWNQQMVPIKEMTDVLKVVKEVTNLKPKSWVRLKRGLYKDDIAQVDYVEPSQNTISLKMIPRIDLDRIKAKMSLKDWFAKRKKFKRPAQRLFDAEKIRSLGGEVSHDGDFMIFEGNRYSRKGFLFKSFAMSAVITDGVKPTLSELEKFEDQPEGIDLEVVTESGKEREHNLQAGDNVEVCEGELINLQGKILSVDGNKITIMPKHEDLKDPLEFPAHELRKYFRMGDHVKVIAGRYEGDTGLIVRVEENFVILFSDLTMHELKVLPRDLQLCSETASGVDAGGQHEWGELVQLDPQTVGVIVRLERETFQVLNMHGKVLTVRHQAVNRRKDNRFAVALDSEQNNIHVKDIVKVIDGPHSGREGEIRHLFRGFAFLHCKKLVENGGMFVCKTRHLVLAGGSKPRDVTNFTVGGFAPMSPRISSPVHHGGGGAQQRGGGGGGMGRGRGRRDNELIGQTVRISQGPYKGYIGVVKDATESTARVELHSTCQTISVDRQRLTTMGAKRHSGMTSSHGRTPMYGSQTPMYGTGSRTPMYGSQTPLHDGSRTPHYGSQTPLHDGSRTPGQSGAWDPNNPNTPSRNEEEYDFGYDDEPSPSPQGYGGTPNPQTPGYPEAPSPQVNPQYNPQTPGTPAMYNTEQYSPYAAPSPQGSYQPSPSPQSYHQVAPSPVGYQNTHSPASYHPTPSPMAYQASPSPSPVGYSPMTPGAPSPGGYNPHTPGSNIEQGGSDWVTTDILVRVKDSFMDLMGQTGVIRSVTGGMCSVFMQESEKVVSISSDHLEPVTPTKNNKVKVILGEDREATGILLSIDGDDGIVRMELDDQLKILNLRFLGRLEH; from the exons ATGTCTGATAGCGAGGACAGCGACTTCTCCGACAACCAAAGTGAGCGCAGCAGCGACGGGGAGGCcgaagaggtggaggagaatgAG GAGGAGACAGGCAGCCCAGTGGGCAGTGACAAAGTAGCAGATGAAGAAGGGGAGGACTTGGATGATGAGGAAGAgtatgatgaagaggaggaggaggacgatgaTGACCGCCCCAGGAAAAAAGCGAGACATGGAGGTTTCATCCTAGATGAAGCTG ATGTGGATGACGAATACGAAGATGAGGAGGATCAGTGGGAAGAAGGAGCTGAGGATATTCTGGAAAAAG CGTCTAACATTGACCATGTGGTTCTGGATGAAGACCACTCTGGCTCCAGAAGGCTGCAGAACCTCTGGAG AGATTCCAGGGAGGAGGCGCTGGGTGAATACTACATGAGGAAATATGCCAAGTCCTCAGCAGGAGAACA TTACTCCGGAGGATCAGAGGAGCTGTCTGATGACAtcacccagcagcagctgcttcctggGGTCAA ggATCCAAATCTGTGGACAGTCAAGTGTAAG ATTGGAGAGGAGCGGGCGACAGCCATTGCACTGATGAGGAAGTTCATCGCCTACCAGTTCACAGACACA CCCCTCCAGATCAAGTCTGTCGTCGCCCCAGATCACGTCAAAGGTTACATCTACGTGGAGTCGTATAAGCAGACGCACGTGAAGGCTGCCATCGAGGGTATCGGCAACCTGCGGATGGGCCTCTGGAACCAGCAAATGGTTCCCATTAAAGAGATGACAGATGTCCTGAAGGTGGTCAAAGAGGTCACCAACCTGAAACCCAAGTCCTGGGTCAGGCTGAAGAGAGGCCTGTACAAAGACGACATCGCTCAG GTTGACTATGTGGAGCCAAGCCAAAACACCATCTCCCTGAAGATGATCCCTCGAATAGACCTGGATCGCATCAAGGCCAAGATGAGCCTG AAAGACTGGTTTGCTAAGAGGAAGAAGTTCAAGAGACCTGCTCAGAGGCTGTTTGATGCTGAAAAGATCAG GTCTCTGGGAGGAGAAGTCAGCCACGATGGAGACTTCATGATCTTTGAGGGTAACCGTTACAGCCGCAAAGGGTTCCTGTTTAAGAGCTTCGCCATGTCTGCAGTG ATCACAGATGGAGTAAAACCCACTCTGTCAGAGCTGGAGAAGTTTGAAGACCAGCCTGAAGGAATTGACCTGGAGGTGGTAACTGAGTCAG GTAAGGAGCGTGAACATAATTTGCAAGCCGGTGACAACGTGGAGGTGTGCGAGGGAGAGTTGATCAACCTGCAGGGAAAAATCCTGAGTGTGGACGGCAACAAGATCACCATCATGCCAAAGCACGAAGACCTGAAG GATCCTCTGGAGTTCCCGGCTCATGAGTTGAGAAAATATTTCCGGATGGGCGACCATGTGAAGGTGATTGCAGGGCGATACGAGGGAGACACCGGCCTCATCGTAAGAGTGGAGGAAAACTTTGTCATCCTCTTCTCTGACCTCACCATGCACGAG ttGAAGGTATTACCCAGAGACCTTCAGCTTTGCTCAGAGACGGCATCTGGTGTTGATGCAGGAGGGCAGCATGAGTGGGGGGAGCTGGTTCAGCTGGACCCACAGACTGTTGGAGTGATTGTTCGACTTGAAAGAGAGACCTTCCAG GTGTTAAACATGCATGGGAAAGTGCTGACAGTGCGTCACCAGGCAGTGAACCGCAGGAAGGACAACCGCTTCGCTGTGGCGCTGGACTCTGAGCAGAACAACATTCACGTCAAGGACATTGTGAAGGTCATCGATGGGCCACACTCT GGCCGTGAAGGTGAGATTCGCCACCTGTTCCGAGGCTTCGCCTTCCTCCACTGTAAGAAGCTGGTGGAGAATGGAGGCATGTTTGTCTGCAAGACCAGACACCTAGTCTTGGCTGGTGGATCCAAG cCCAGAGACGTGACCAACTTTACAGTGGGAGGATTTGCCCCAATGAGCCCTCGCATCAGCAGCCCTGTGCACCACGGGGGAGGAG GTGCtcaacagagaggaggaggtggaggaggaatgGGCCGGGGCAGAGGACGAAGAGACAACGAGCTGATCGGTCAGACGGTCCGCATCTCTCAGGGTCCTTACAAAG GGTATATTGGTGTGGTGAAGGATGCAACAGAGTCTACAGCCAGAGTGGAGCTGCACTCCACCTGTCAGACCATCTCTGTAGACAGACAGCGCTTAACTACCAT GGGGGCTAAGAGACACAGTGGAATGACTTCCTCTCATGGACGTACGCCCATGTACGGCTCCCAGACTCCCATGTACGGTACCGGTTCCAGAACACCCATGTACGGCTCACAGACACCGTTACATGATG GAAGCCGTACACCTCATTATGGTTCTCAGACCCCACTGCATGATGGGAGCAGAACACCAGGTCAGAGCGGAGCCTGGGACCCCAACAACCCCAACACACCTTCCAG GAACGAGGAGGAGTATGACTTTGGTTATGACGATGAACCCTCTCCATCACCTCAGGGCTATGGTGGGACCCCTAATCCCCAGACCCCGGGGTACCCAGAAGCCCCTTCTCCACAGGTCAACCCACAGTACAACCCTCAGACACCTGGCACGCCTGCTAT gtATAACACAGAGCAGTATTCTCCATATGCGGCCCCGTCCCCTCAGGGCTCTTATCAGCCTAGTCCCAGTCCACAGAGCTACCACCAAGTGGCACCTTCACCTGTCGGCTACCAAAATACACATTCTCCAGCCAGCTACCATCCGACGCCCTCCCCCATGGCTTACCAG GCCAGTCCTAGCCCCAGCCctgttggctacagtcccatgaCACCTGGAGCACCTTCTCCTGGAGGCTACAACCCCCACACCCCTGGCTCTAACATCGAGCAGGGCGGCAGCGACTGGGTGACCACAGACATTCTGGTCCGAGTGAAGGATTCCTTCATGGACCTGATGGGACAGACTGGGGTCATCAGGAGCGTCACg GGAGGGATGTGCTCAGTGTTCATGCAGGAATCGGAGAAGGTGGTCAGTATCAGCAGTGACCACCTGGAGCCCGTCACTCCCACCAAGAACAACAAG GTGAAGGTGATCCTGGGGGAGGACCGCGAGGCAACAGGGATCCTGCTAAGCATTGACGGAGATGACGGAATCGTCCGCATGGAGCTGGACGACCAGCTCAAGATCCTCAACCTGAGGTTCCTGGGACGTCTGGAGCACTGa